A region of Etheostoma cragini isolate CJK2018 chromosome 2, CSU_Ecrag_1.0, whole genome shotgun sequence DNA encodes the following proteins:
- the LOC117961533 gene encoding zinc finger protein 501-like isoform X1 yields the protein MVSAVSTVQIEAAVMGPDTAAVSKKESSEESPREVVEKVMSESDSNDASTATEPENSNQPDGNISDKCYPCSICAKVFDRPSKLERHKPVHTRKPKTLHQCQHCDKSFTQQEKLMRHQNCHNRTNKHPCPDCGKVFNRPSKLERHKHTHSKKPKVPHQCSYCMKTFSKLNKLVRHKRMHTGEKPFTCSVCGKGFSESGHCKAHEKTHEEQPEKPHCCADCGMCFFKASELRRHFRSHTGEKPFRCTLCESCFSRSEGLKRHMRSHTGERPFKCIVCAKGFYSRQDLNIHGLTHSGEKPHLCPVCGKGFSQLGNMKEHEQNVHIKSEKYICNECGATFTRYKSLTKHQRTHTGERPYLCLTCGRRFSWSHSLSRHRRTHTHRQMSMDTSKDILSFEGPSENPSS from the exons ATGGTGTCAGCAGTGTCTACGGTCCAAATCGAG GCTGCAGTCATGGGCCCAGACACTGCAGCTGTCTCTAAAAAAGAATCTTCAGAGGAAA GTCCCCGAGAAGTCGTTGAGAAGGTGATGTCAGAATCAGATTCCAATGATGCTTCAACTGCCACTGAGCCCGAGAACTCCAACCAGCCAGATGGTAACATATCAGACAAGTGTTACCCTTGCTCCATTTGTGCCAAGGTATTTGACAGACCATCAAAGCTAGAACGGCATAAACCTGTACACACGAGGAAGCCTAAAACTCTCCATCAGTGTCAGCATTGTGATAAGAGTTTCACACAACAAGAGAAGCTGATGCGACACCAGAATTGCCACAATAGGACGAACAAGCACCCCTGTCCTGACTGTGGGAAAGTGTTCAACAGGCCTTCAAAGTTAGAGAGACACAAGCACACCCACTCAAAGAAACCAAAGGTGCCTCATCAGTGTTCATACTGCATGAAGACATTCAGTAAACTTAACAAACTTGTCCGGCACAAGCGAATGCACACCGGGGAAAAGCCTTTCACCTGCTCGGTCTGTGGAAAAGGATTCTCTGAGTCGGGTCACTGCAAAGCACACGAAAAGACGCATGAGGAGCAGCCAGAAAAACCTCACTGCTGCGCAGACTGTGGGATGTGTTTCTTCAAGGCGTCGGAACTCCGTCGGCACTTCCGCTCCCACACgggagagaaacctttcagaTGCACCCTGTGTGAGAGCTGCTTCTCCCGCTCAGAAGGGCTTAAAAGACACATGAGGAGTCACACAGGGGAAAGACCATTCAAATGCATTGTCTGCGCAAAAGGGTTTTATTCTCGTCAGGATTTGAATATTCATGGTTTGACCCACTCAGGAGAGAAACCACATCTTTGCCCTGTGTGTGGTAAAGGCTTCTCACAGCTGGGCAACATGAAAGAACACGAGCAAAACGTTCATATTAAGTCGGAGAAATACATTTGCAACGAGTGCGGGGCAACGTTCACGCGGTACAAGTCACTGACAAAACATCAGCggacacacacaggagaaaGACCCTATCTGTGCCTCACCTGTGGTCGCAGGTTTTCATGGAGTCATTCTCTTAGCAGACAccggaggacacacacacacagacagatgtctATGGACACGTCCAAAGACATATTAAGTTTTGAAGGACCCTCTGAGAATCCTAGcagttga
- the LOC117961533 gene encoding zinc finger protein 501-like isoform X2, whose product MGPDTAAVSKKESSEESPREVVEKVMSESDSNDASTATEPENSNQPDGNISDKCYPCSICAKVFDRPSKLERHKPVHTRKPKTLHQCQHCDKSFTQQEKLMRHQNCHNRTNKHPCPDCGKVFNRPSKLERHKHTHSKKPKVPHQCSYCMKTFSKLNKLVRHKRMHTGEKPFTCSVCGKGFSESGHCKAHEKTHEEQPEKPHCCADCGMCFFKASELRRHFRSHTGEKPFRCTLCESCFSRSEGLKRHMRSHTGERPFKCIVCAKGFYSRQDLNIHGLTHSGEKPHLCPVCGKGFSQLGNMKEHEQNVHIKSEKYICNECGATFTRYKSLTKHQRTHTGERPYLCLTCGRRFSWSHSLSRHRRTHTHRQMSMDTSKDILSFEGPSENPSS is encoded by the exons ATGGGCCCAGACACTGCAGCTGTCTCTAAAAAAGAATCTTCAGAGGAAA GTCCCCGAGAAGTCGTTGAGAAGGTGATGTCAGAATCAGATTCCAATGATGCTTCAACTGCCACTGAGCCCGAGAACTCCAACCAGCCAGATGGTAACATATCAGACAAGTGTTACCCTTGCTCCATTTGTGCCAAGGTATTTGACAGACCATCAAAGCTAGAACGGCATAAACCTGTACACACGAGGAAGCCTAAAACTCTCCATCAGTGTCAGCATTGTGATAAGAGTTTCACACAACAAGAGAAGCTGATGCGACACCAGAATTGCCACAATAGGACGAACAAGCACCCCTGTCCTGACTGTGGGAAAGTGTTCAACAGGCCTTCAAAGTTAGAGAGACACAAGCACACCCACTCAAAGAAACCAAAGGTGCCTCATCAGTGTTCATACTGCATGAAGACATTCAGTAAACTTAACAAACTTGTCCGGCACAAGCGAATGCACACCGGGGAAAAGCCTTTCACCTGCTCGGTCTGTGGAAAAGGATTCTCTGAGTCGGGTCACTGCAAAGCACACGAAAAGACGCATGAGGAGCAGCCAGAAAAACCTCACTGCTGCGCAGACTGTGGGATGTGTTTCTTCAAGGCGTCGGAACTCCGTCGGCACTTCCGCTCCCACACgggagagaaacctttcagaTGCACCCTGTGTGAGAGCTGCTTCTCCCGCTCAGAAGGGCTTAAAAGACACATGAGGAGTCACACAGGGGAAAGACCATTCAAATGCATTGTCTGCGCAAAAGGGTTTTATTCTCGTCAGGATTTGAATATTCATGGTTTGACCCACTCAGGAGAGAAACCACATCTTTGCCCTGTGTGTGGTAAAGGCTTCTCACAGCTGGGCAACATGAAAGAACACGAGCAAAACGTTCATATTAAGTCGGAGAAATACATTTGCAACGAGTGCGGGGCAACGTTCACGCGGTACAAGTCACTGACAAAACATCAGCggacacacacaggagaaaGACCCTATCTGTGCCTCACCTGTGGTCGCAGGTTTTCATGGAGTCATTCTCTTAGCAGACAccggaggacacacacacacagacagatgtctATGGACACGTCCAAAGACATATTAAGTTTTGAAGGACCCTCTGAGAATCCTAGcagttga
- the LOC117935197 gene encoding TBC1 domain family member 24-like isoform X1 yields MLDFSRTLEFFNYRNMNSVLMCKSTDQDMGSMAGGRSRSRSYSCYSPDDSKNYGGQTQTEETFLRPRSRSFYCIETSELDLGFDVGNFTRSSPLRQRASSLHQYQGNKKEKKEGNGAGVRITSKKSKSKPNKHSSTRAPNGSKGNLKSESMMTISESDNWEICSSSGMKYGQFVDWEKIDPEAAKRYQQILQSDHQQLKTMGREGFWAMPHTLRAKAYYHIIRSINSRSVAPDRDVHNELAKKIFGEQKISTHPVPEYMEAGEIPRYCLNKAGMNSVKKILLCLGKCFPEMNFCPILPALVSLILHFSEDEAECFYSVSRLICYKDPNKRYIDLTFLTYRASCMTFGDLANRCCRGIRKLIASSHQNLFDFYSDWIMWIFADLPFTYAIRVLDVYILEGYKVLYRVALALLSLYKVSVSSRVADVEDFRTDMKRFVQSVARHCTAEKLLERAFMIPIATRRELNLLFNANKDSLIQKGVSTHQKWQSVETVDFTNFTSSVVTGTEMRVVWAWIPERFALFSPISLYNTAEHGRSFASFYSHVEGHEPAVLMIKTADEEVFGAFLSTDVIERKKHESEGLTYFGTGECFVFTLRPSMERYQQAMVNIMTRRASPQQDQDSSCDYSLHTTTTILVPQDPSYLTVPITVPSEGPMTAKEPKRPKEPEASMFIAGSDSQLIIGGDGGHALCLQEDLEWGYSEPCDTFKSIPLYKGNFKIQALEVWGIQNSISFAAL; encoded by the exons ATGCTAGATTTTTCAAGAACGCTTGAGTTTTTTAATTACAGAAACATGAATTCAGTCTTGATGTGCAAATCAACAGACCAAGACATGGGCTCAATGGCAGGAGGCAGGAGCAGGTCAAGGTCTTACTCCTGCTACAGTCCAGATGACAGTAAGAACTATGGCgggcagacacagacagaggaaaCCTTTCTAAGACCACGCTCCAg GTCCTTTTACTGCATTGAGACGTCAGAGCTTGACCTCGGTTTTGACGTGGGGAACTTTACAAGGTCCAGTCCACTGAGGCAGAGGGCGAGCTCCCTACACCAGTATCaaggaaacaaaaaggaaaagaaagaagggaatGGGGCTGGTGTTCGAATAACCTCTAAGAAGTCCAAGTCTAAACCAAACAAGCACTCATCAACAAGAGCGCCTAATG GCAGCAAAGGCAATCTCAAGTCAGAGTCCATGATGACTATCTCTGAGTCGGACAACTGGGAAATTTGCTCCAGCTCGGGGATGAAGTATGGACAGTTTGTAGACTGGGAGAAGATTGACCCTGAAGCTGCAAAAAGATACCAGCAGATCCTGCAGAGTGATCACCAGCAGCTGAAAACTATGGGCCGAGAGGGATTCTGGGCCATGCCCCATACACTAAGGGCCAAAGCATACTATCACATCATCCGCAGCATCAATTCCAG GTCCGTCGCTCCAGACAGAGATGTCCATAATGAACTAGCCAAGAAGATCTTTGGAGAACAGAAAATCAGCACCCATCCAGTTCCAGAGTACATGGAGGCAGGAGAAATACCCAG ATACTGTCTCAACAAAGCAGGCATGAACTCCGTTAAAAAGATCCTGCTTTGCCTTGGCAAATGCTTCCCAGAAATGAACTTCTGCCCCATCCTGCCGGCATTGGTCTCCCTCATCCTCCACTTCAGTGAGGATGAAGCTGAATGTTTCTACAGTGTGTCCCGACTTATATGCTACAAGGACCCCAACAAGCGTTACATCGACCTGACCTTTCTCACCTACCGTGCTTCCTGTATGACCTTTGGGGACCTTGCTAATAGGTGTTGCCGAGGCATTCGTAAGCTGATCGCCAGCTCTCACCAGAACCTCTTTGATTTTTACTCTGACTGGATCATGTGGATATTCGCTGACCTTCCCTTCACATATGCTATCAGAGTGCTGGATGTCTACATATTGGAGGGCTATAAGGTACTCTACAG AGTGGCTTTGGCTTTGCTCAGCCTCTACAAAGTATCTGTGTCATCTCGAGTGGCAGACGTAGAGGACTTCAGAACCGATATGAAAAGGTTTGTGCAGAGTGTAGCTCGCCACTGTACAGCTGAGAAACTTCTGGAGAGGGCCTTCATGATTCCGATTGCCACGCGGCGAGAGCTCAACCTCTTGTTCAATGCCAATAAGGACTCCCTTATTCAAAAAGGTGTCAGCACGCACCAGAAGTG GCAGTCAGTTGAGACGGTGGACTTTACCAACTTCACCTCTAGTGTTGTGACAGGGACTGAGATGAGAGTCGTCTGGGCCTGGATACCTGAGCGCTTTGCCCTTTTTAGCCCCATTAGTCTGTATAATACAGCTGAACACGGGAGAAGCTTTGCTTC ATTCTATTCACATGTGGAGGGACACGAACCAGCGGTTTTGATGATCAAAACTGCGGATGAAGAG GTCTTTGGTGCCTTTCTGTCAACAGATGTGATAGAAAGGAAAAAGCATGAGTCTGAGGGACTGACATATTTTGGAACTggggaatgttttgttttcaca CTTCGTCCCAGCATGGAGCGCTACCAGCAGGCTATGGTCAACATAATGACCAGAAGAGCTTCCCCTCAGCAGGATCAAGACAGCAGCTGTGATTACTCCCTGCACACCACTACTACAATTCTGGTGCCCCAGGACCCCAGCTACCTAACGGTTCCGATCACTGTCCCATCAGAGGGACCCATGACTGCCAAAGAGCCAAAGAGACCCAAGGAACCCGAAGCCTCCATGTTCATAGCAGGCAGTGACAGTCAGCTCATAATCG GTGGTGATGGAGGTCACGCACTCTGCCTACAGGAAGACCTAGAGTGGGGATACTCAGAGCCTTGTGACACATTCAAGAGCATCCCGCTTTACAAGGGAAATTTCAAGATCCAGGCCCTGGAAGTGTGGGGCATCCAGAATTCTATTTCCTTTGCAGCTTTGTAA
- the LOC117935197 gene encoding TBC1 domain family member 24-like isoform X2, which produces MLDFSRTLEFFNYRNMNSVLMCKSTDQDMGSMAGGRSRSRSYSCYSPDDSKNYGGQTQTEETFLRPRSRSFYCIETSELDLGFDVGNFTRSSPLRQRASSLHQYQGNKKEKKEGNGAGVRITSKKSKSKPNKHSSTRAPNGNLKSESMMTISESDNWEICSSSGMKYGQFVDWEKIDPEAAKRYQQILQSDHQQLKTMGREGFWAMPHTLRAKAYYHIIRSINSRSVAPDRDVHNELAKKIFGEQKISTHPVPEYMEAGEIPRYCLNKAGMNSVKKILLCLGKCFPEMNFCPILPALVSLILHFSEDEAECFYSVSRLICYKDPNKRYIDLTFLTYRASCMTFGDLANRCCRGIRKLIASSHQNLFDFYSDWIMWIFADLPFTYAIRVLDVYILEGYKVLYRVALALLSLYKVSVSSRVADVEDFRTDMKRFVQSVARHCTAEKLLERAFMIPIATRRELNLLFNANKDSLIQKGVSTHQKWQSVETVDFTNFTSSVVTGTEMRVVWAWIPERFALFSPISLYNTAEHGRSFASFYSHVEGHEPAVLMIKTADEEVFGAFLSTDVIERKKHESEGLTYFGTGECFVFTLRPSMERYQQAMVNIMTRRASPQQDQDSSCDYSLHTTTTILVPQDPSYLTVPITVPSEGPMTAKEPKRPKEPEASMFIAGSDSQLIIGGDGGHALCLQEDLEWGYSEPCDTFKSIPLYKGNFKIQALEVWGIQNSISFAAL; this is translated from the exons ATGCTAGATTTTTCAAGAACGCTTGAGTTTTTTAATTACAGAAACATGAATTCAGTCTTGATGTGCAAATCAACAGACCAAGACATGGGCTCAATGGCAGGAGGCAGGAGCAGGTCAAGGTCTTACTCCTGCTACAGTCCAGATGACAGTAAGAACTATGGCgggcagacacagacagaggaaaCCTTTCTAAGACCACGCTCCAg GTCCTTTTACTGCATTGAGACGTCAGAGCTTGACCTCGGTTTTGACGTGGGGAACTTTACAAGGTCCAGTCCACTGAGGCAGAGGGCGAGCTCCCTACACCAGTATCaaggaaacaaaaaggaaaagaaagaagggaatGGGGCTGGTGTTCGAATAACCTCTAAGAAGTCCAAGTCTAAACCAAACAAGCACTCATCAACAAGAGCGCCTAATG GCAATCTCAAGTCAGAGTCCATGATGACTATCTCTGAGTCGGACAACTGGGAAATTTGCTCCAGCTCGGGGATGAAGTATGGACAGTTTGTAGACTGGGAGAAGATTGACCCTGAAGCTGCAAAAAGATACCAGCAGATCCTGCAGAGTGATCACCAGCAGCTGAAAACTATGGGCCGAGAGGGATTCTGGGCCATGCCCCATACACTAAGGGCCAAAGCATACTATCACATCATCCGCAGCATCAATTCCAG GTCCGTCGCTCCAGACAGAGATGTCCATAATGAACTAGCCAAGAAGATCTTTGGAGAACAGAAAATCAGCACCCATCCAGTTCCAGAGTACATGGAGGCAGGAGAAATACCCAG ATACTGTCTCAACAAAGCAGGCATGAACTCCGTTAAAAAGATCCTGCTTTGCCTTGGCAAATGCTTCCCAGAAATGAACTTCTGCCCCATCCTGCCGGCATTGGTCTCCCTCATCCTCCACTTCAGTGAGGATGAAGCTGAATGTTTCTACAGTGTGTCCCGACTTATATGCTACAAGGACCCCAACAAGCGTTACATCGACCTGACCTTTCTCACCTACCGTGCTTCCTGTATGACCTTTGGGGACCTTGCTAATAGGTGTTGCCGAGGCATTCGTAAGCTGATCGCCAGCTCTCACCAGAACCTCTTTGATTTTTACTCTGACTGGATCATGTGGATATTCGCTGACCTTCCCTTCACATATGCTATCAGAGTGCTGGATGTCTACATATTGGAGGGCTATAAGGTACTCTACAG AGTGGCTTTGGCTTTGCTCAGCCTCTACAAAGTATCTGTGTCATCTCGAGTGGCAGACGTAGAGGACTTCAGAACCGATATGAAAAGGTTTGTGCAGAGTGTAGCTCGCCACTGTACAGCTGAGAAACTTCTGGAGAGGGCCTTCATGATTCCGATTGCCACGCGGCGAGAGCTCAACCTCTTGTTCAATGCCAATAAGGACTCCCTTATTCAAAAAGGTGTCAGCACGCACCAGAAGTG GCAGTCAGTTGAGACGGTGGACTTTACCAACTTCACCTCTAGTGTTGTGACAGGGACTGAGATGAGAGTCGTCTGGGCCTGGATACCTGAGCGCTTTGCCCTTTTTAGCCCCATTAGTCTGTATAATACAGCTGAACACGGGAGAAGCTTTGCTTC ATTCTATTCACATGTGGAGGGACACGAACCAGCGGTTTTGATGATCAAAACTGCGGATGAAGAG GTCTTTGGTGCCTTTCTGTCAACAGATGTGATAGAAAGGAAAAAGCATGAGTCTGAGGGACTGACATATTTTGGAACTggggaatgttttgttttcaca CTTCGTCCCAGCATGGAGCGCTACCAGCAGGCTATGGTCAACATAATGACCAGAAGAGCTTCCCCTCAGCAGGATCAAGACAGCAGCTGTGATTACTCCCTGCACACCACTACTACAATTCTGGTGCCCCAGGACCCCAGCTACCTAACGGTTCCGATCACTGTCCCATCAGAGGGACCCATGACTGCCAAAGAGCCAAAGAGACCCAAGGAACCCGAAGCCTCCATGTTCATAGCAGGCAGTGACAGTCAGCTCATAATCG GTGGTGATGGAGGTCACGCACTCTGCCTACAGGAAGACCTAGAGTGGGGATACTCAGAGCCTTGTGACACATTCAAGAGCATCCCGCTTTACAAGGGAAATTTCAAGATCCAGGCCCTGGAAGTGTGGGGCATCCAGAATTCTATTTCCTTTGCAGCTTTGTAA
- the LOC117935197 gene encoding TBC1 domain family member 24-like isoform X3, translating to MLDFSRTLEFFNYRNMNSVLMCKSTDQDMGSMAGGRSRSRSYSCYSPDDSKNYGGQTQTEETFLRPRSRSSPLRQRASSLHQYQGNKKEKKEGNGAGVRITSKKSKSKPNKHSSTRAPNGSKGNLKSESMMTISESDNWEICSSSGMKYGQFVDWEKIDPEAAKRYQQILQSDHQQLKTMGREGFWAMPHTLRAKAYYHIIRSINSRSVAPDRDVHNELAKKIFGEQKISTHPVPEYMEAGEIPRYCLNKAGMNSVKKILLCLGKCFPEMNFCPILPALVSLILHFSEDEAECFYSVSRLICYKDPNKRYIDLTFLTYRASCMTFGDLANRCCRGIRKLIASSHQNLFDFYSDWIMWIFADLPFTYAIRVLDVYILEGYKVLYRVALALLSLYKVSVSSRVADVEDFRTDMKRFVQSVARHCTAEKLLERAFMIPIATRRELNLLFNANKDSLIQKGVSTHQKWQSVETVDFTNFTSSVVTGTEMRVVWAWIPERFALFSPISLYNTAEHGRSFASFYSHVEGHEPAVLMIKTADEEVFGAFLSTDVIERKKHESEGLTYFGTGECFVFTLRPSMERYQQAMVNIMTRRASPQQDQDSSCDYSLHTTTTILVPQDPSYLTVPITVPSEGPMTAKEPKRPKEPEASMFIAGSDSQLIIGGDGGHALCLQEDLEWGYSEPCDTFKSIPLYKGNFKIQALEVWGIQNSISFAAL from the exons ATGCTAGATTTTTCAAGAACGCTTGAGTTTTTTAATTACAGAAACATGAATTCAGTCTTGATGTGCAAATCAACAGACCAAGACATGGGCTCAATGGCAGGAGGCAGGAGCAGGTCAAGGTCTTACTCCTGCTACAGTCCAGATGACAGTAAGAACTATGGCgggcagacacagacagaggaaaCCTTTCTAAGACCACGCTCCAg GTCCAGTCCACTGAGGCAGAGGGCGAGCTCCCTACACCAGTATCaaggaaacaaaaaggaaaagaaagaagggaatGGGGCTGGTGTTCGAATAACCTCTAAGAAGTCCAAGTCTAAACCAAACAAGCACTCATCAACAAGAGCGCCTAATG GCAGCAAAGGCAATCTCAAGTCAGAGTCCATGATGACTATCTCTGAGTCGGACAACTGGGAAATTTGCTCCAGCTCGGGGATGAAGTATGGACAGTTTGTAGACTGGGAGAAGATTGACCCTGAAGCTGCAAAAAGATACCAGCAGATCCTGCAGAGTGATCACCAGCAGCTGAAAACTATGGGCCGAGAGGGATTCTGGGCCATGCCCCATACACTAAGGGCCAAAGCATACTATCACATCATCCGCAGCATCAATTCCAG GTCCGTCGCTCCAGACAGAGATGTCCATAATGAACTAGCCAAGAAGATCTTTGGAGAACAGAAAATCAGCACCCATCCAGTTCCAGAGTACATGGAGGCAGGAGAAATACCCAG ATACTGTCTCAACAAAGCAGGCATGAACTCCGTTAAAAAGATCCTGCTTTGCCTTGGCAAATGCTTCCCAGAAATGAACTTCTGCCCCATCCTGCCGGCATTGGTCTCCCTCATCCTCCACTTCAGTGAGGATGAAGCTGAATGTTTCTACAGTGTGTCCCGACTTATATGCTACAAGGACCCCAACAAGCGTTACATCGACCTGACCTTTCTCACCTACCGTGCTTCCTGTATGACCTTTGGGGACCTTGCTAATAGGTGTTGCCGAGGCATTCGTAAGCTGATCGCCAGCTCTCACCAGAACCTCTTTGATTTTTACTCTGACTGGATCATGTGGATATTCGCTGACCTTCCCTTCACATATGCTATCAGAGTGCTGGATGTCTACATATTGGAGGGCTATAAGGTACTCTACAG AGTGGCTTTGGCTTTGCTCAGCCTCTACAAAGTATCTGTGTCATCTCGAGTGGCAGACGTAGAGGACTTCAGAACCGATATGAAAAGGTTTGTGCAGAGTGTAGCTCGCCACTGTACAGCTGAGAAACTTCTGGAGAGGGCCTTCATGATTCCGATTGCCACGCGGCGAGAGCTCAACCTCTTGTTCAATGCCAATAAGGACTCCCTTATTCAAAAAGGTGTCAGCACGCACCAGAAGTG GCAGTCAGTTGAGACGGTGGACTTTACCAACTTCACCTCTAGTGTTGTGACAGGGACTGAGATGAGAGTCGTCTGGGCCTGGATACCTGAGCGCTTTGCCCTTTTTAGCCCCATTAGTCTGTATAATACAGCTGAACACGGGAGAAGCTTTGCTTC ATTCTATTCACATGTGGAGGGACACGAACCAGCGGTTTTGATGATCAAAACTGCGGATGAAGAG GTCTTTGGTGCCTTTCTGTCAACAGATGTGATAGAAAGGAAAAAGCATGAGTCTGAGGGACTGACATATTTTGGAACTggggaatgttttgttttcaca CTTCGTCCCAGCATGGAGCGCTACCAGCAGGCTATGGTCAACATAATGACCAGAAGAGCTTCCCCTCAGCAGGATCAAGACAGCAGCTGTGATTACTCCCTGCACACCACTACTACAATTCTGGTGCCCCAGGACCCCAGCTACCTAACGGTTCCGATCACTGTCCCATCAGAGGGACCCATGACTGCCAAAGAGCCAAAGAGACCCAAGGAACCCGAAGCCTCCATGTTCATAGCAGGCAGTGACAGTCAGCTCATAATCG GTGGTGATGGAGGTCACGCACTCTGCCTACAGGAAGACCTAGAGTGGGGATACTCAGAGCCTTGTGACACATTCAAGAGCATCCCGCTTTACAAGGGAAATTTCAAGATCCAGGCCCTGGAAGTGTGGGGCATCCAGAATTCTATTTCCTTTGCAGCTTTGTAA